A window from Sinorhizobium mexicanum encodes these proteins:
- a CDS encoding mobile mystery protein A, which yields MKSDTRKRARLRLDERLQTLQPIDRFRAPPKGWVRALRDALGMTGAQLGARIGVRPQTIESIEKSEAAGTIQLNTLRRAAEALDCTLVYALVPNSSLEAVVEARARKIAIRELQRVAHTMRLEAQGTDNADFEARVQAYIRDKLSERDLWNET from the coding sequence ATGAAGAGCGATACTCGCAAGAGAGCCCGGCTGCGCCTCGACGAAAGGCTTCAGACGCTACAGCCCATTGATCGGTTCAGGGCGCCCCCGAAGGGATGGGTGCGCGCTCTGCGCGACGCTCTCGGCATGACAGGCGCGCAGCTCGGCGCACGCATCGGCGTTCGGCCCCAAACCATCGAATCGATCGAGAAGTCAGAAGCAGCAGGGACGATACAGCTCAACACACTGCGCCGGGCCGCCGAGGCTCTAGATTGCACACTTGTCTACGCCCTCGTTCCAAACAGCTCGCTCGAAGCTGTCGTCGAGGCTCGGGCACGCAAGATCGCGATACGCGAGCTTCAGCGCGTTGCGCACACGATGCGGTTGGAGGCTCAGGGCACGGATAATGCAGATTTCGAAGCTCGCGTCCAAGCGTACATTCGCGACAAGCTCTCTGAACGCGATCTCTGGAACGAAACATGA
- the nodD1 gene encoding transcriptional regulator NodD1, producing the protein MRFKGLDLNLLVALDALMAERNLTAAARSINLSQPAMSAAVARLRTYFHDDLFTMIGRELVPTPRAERLAPAVREALLHIQISIISWDPFCPAQSDRRFRIILSDYAALVFFEKVVERAAREAPAVSFELLPLADNYDDSLRRGDADFLIFPELFMSRTHPRARLFDETLVCVGCRSNKQLSERLTLEEYMSMGHVAVKFGNTRTPSIEEWYLLEHGFKRHIEVVVQGFSMIPSMLSGTDRIATMPLRLVKYFAKTIPLRIVELPLPLPTFTQAVQWPALHNSDQASLWMREVLFQEASRIISPRRAKGRPRRS; encoded by the coding sequence ATGCGGTTCAAGGGCCTTGATCTAAATCTCCTCGTCGCGCTCGATGCCCTGATGGCCGAGCGTAACCTCACGGCGGCGGCACGCAGCATCAACCTGAGCCAGCCGGCCATGAGCGCGGCCGTCGCCAGGTTGCGCACCTATTTCCACGACGACCTCTTTACCATGATAGGCCGCGAATTAGTTCCAACCCCGCGCGCGGAACGGCTCGCGCCCGCAGTCCGCGAGGCGCTGCTACACATTCAAATCTCCATCATTTCCTGGGATCCGTTTTGCCCGGCTCAATCGGATCGCCGCTTCAGGATCATCCTTTCGGATTACGCCGCACTCGTCTTTTTCGAAAAGGTGGTGGAGCGCGCTGCGCGGGAGGCTCCCGCCGTCAGCTTCGAATTACTGCCTCTTGCGGACAACTACGATGACAGCCTCCGGCGCGGTGACGCCGATTTTTTGATTTTTCCGGAATTGTTCATGTCGCGCACGCATCCGAGAGCAAGACTGTTCGACGAGACACTCGTGTGTGTAGGCTGCCGCTCGAACAAGCAGTTATCAGAGCGACTTACACTCGAGGAATACATGTCGATGGGGCACGTGGCGGTCAAATTCGGGAATACCCGAACGCCTTCGATCGAGGAATGGTATCTGCTCGAGCACGGCTTCAAGAGACATATTGAGGTCGTCGTACAGGGATTCAGCATGATTCCATCCATGCTATCAGGCACCGACCGTATAGCGACCATGCCCTTACGGCTGGTGAAGTATTTCGCAAAAACAATACCCCTGCGGATCGTCGAACTTCCGCTGCCACTCCCCACGTTCACCCAAGCCGTCCAATGGCCTGCCCTTCATAATAGCGATCAGGCAAGCCTCTGGATGCGCGAGGTGTTATTTCAGGAGGCGTCCCGCATAATTTCTCCACGACGGGCCAAGGGACGTCCCAGGCGTTCCTGA
- a CDS encoding mobile mystery protein B has protein sequence MTDLFQEPDDATPLEPHEREGLLQTWITHRSDLNEAEQENIVEGAAWARGRRRLRLEQILTEDFMRTLHKRMFGDVWRRAGTFRTTERNIGIQAYRIGMELASLSSLLSDIRYWVEHGTFPPDEIAIRFHHRLVAIHAFPNGNGRHARLAADLLIERLGGEPFSWGGGSLADVGELRARYVAALRAADDHHIGPLLEFARS, from the coding sequence ATGACGGATCTCTTCCAAGAGCCTGATGACGCAACACCGCTTGAGCCGCACGAGCGAGAGGGCCTGCTTCAGACCTGGATCACCCACCGCAGCGACCTCAACGAGGCCGAGCAGGAAAACATCGTTGAGGGTGCGGCCTGGGCACGCGGCCGCCGGCGTTTGCGCCTTGAGCAGATACTCACTGAAGACTTCATGCGGACACTCCACAAACGAATGTTCGGGGACGTTTGGCGACGGGCCGGTACGTTCCGGACGACGGAGCGCAACATCGGTATTCAGGCCTACCGCATCGGAATGGAGCTCGCGAGTCTATCGAGTCTATTGAGTGATATCCGCTATTGGGTCGAGCATGGGACCTTTCCGCCGGATGAGATCGCGATCCGATTCCACCATCGGCTGGTCGCGATTCACGCATTTCCGAACGGAAACGGTCGTCATGCGCGACTGGCGGCTGATCTTCTGATTGAGCGCCTTGGCGGCGAGCCTTTCAGTTGGGGCGGCGGCAGTCTGGCCGACGTCGGCGAACTGCGCGCACGTTACGTCGCCGCACTACGCGCAGCGGACGATCATCACATCGGGCCGCTGCTGGAATTCGCGCGCAGCTAA
- a CDS encoding SIR2 family NAD-dependent protein deacylase, translating into MNTILTSDRLVIFRNFDAERRLDLLKEVLATDGIVPYLGPGLLRLSSAQPTIPHTPEAVAAALNLRATAPSRIRTNMWSVAQFIEQRRHRRTLQAWMAEIFAAPVSPTMLHAWFATLPLSLIIDSWYDGTMRAALAETGRTDVVEIQGITRANEFGDIWTKSYDLSGTELELGRAARTVLYTPHGSVRPAANFLVSDSDYVEVLTEIDIQTPIPEVVQDRRTNRGLFFVGCRFDDQMLRTYARQIMKRSHGPRIAVIDAATLTKNERRFLAANAITLIDMPIAEAVARLAG; encoded by the coding sequence ATGAACACGATCCTGACCTCGGACCGTCTCGTGATTTTTCGAAACTTTGATGCCGAAAGGCGACTTGACCTGTTGAAGGAAGTGCTCGCCACCGATGGGATCGTTCCCTATCTCGGTCCGGGTCTCCTGCGGCTCAGCTCCGCGCAACCGACTATACCGCACACACCGGAGGCAGTCGCCGCGGCACTTAACTTGCGTGCCACAGCTCCTTCCAGGATACGCACCAACATGTGGTCGGTCGCGCAATTCATAGAACAGCGCCGGCATCGCCGTACGCTTCAAGCCTGGATGGCCGAGATCTTCGCAGCACCAGTGTCGCCGACCATGCTCCACGCCTGGTTCGCAACCCTACCGCTCTCCCTCATCATCGATAGCTGGTACGATGGGACGATGCGCGCGGCCCTTGCAGAGACCGGTCGAACGGACGTGGTTGAGATACAAGGCATCACGCGGGCGAACGAATTCGGCGACATTTGGACAAAATCCTACGATCTTTCAGGGACGGAACTCGAACTCGGACGAGCGGCAAGGACGGTTCTCTATACGCCTCACGGCAGCGTTAGGCCGGCCGCAAACTTCCTCGTCTCAGATTCCGACTATGTCGAAGTTCTGACAGAAATCGATATCCAGACGCCAATCCCTGAGGTGGTGCAGGACCGGCGCACCAACCGGGGTCTGTTTTTCGTCGGCTGCCGCTTCGACGACCAGATGCTGCGCACCTACGCCCGACAGATCATGAAGCGCTCCCACGGCCCACGAATTGCGGTGATCGATGCGGCAACGCTGACCAAAAACGAACGCCGTTTCCTTGCAGCAAACGCGATCACGCTGATCGACATGCCGATCGCCGAAGCCGTGGCTCGGCTTGCCGGATGA